In Quadrisphaera setariae, a single genomic region encodes these proteins:
- a CDS encoding signal peptidase I has protein sequence MRASPSARTGRHTAVVARPAAAVAQGAARRTLRAASTAVAALTLAVVLAALAATAVVPRLTGATSLVVLTGSMAPGMPAGSVAVVRPVDPASLHVGDVVTYEVAGGGALITHRVVGTGHDAAGALQLTTRGDANDDDDLPVPAAAVRGQLWYSVPWVGYASDLLRGSVGGLPERVVAVLLAGAGLLVYACCQVAAVVRDRRREAPARTAAAGAVGWTGRTASRELAVVTLEVGDDLDVDAFERALEACAGTVLATTDTTVSVAVTAAPALVDEAVARFRALAAADVQRSGPLSAPLGPGSPRLRA, from the coding sequence GTGCGCGCGTCGCCGTCGGCGCGCACGGGCCGGCACACCGCCGTGGTGGCGCGGCCCGCAGCAGCCGTGGCGCAGGGTGCGGCGCGCCGGACCCTGCGCGCGGCGTCCACGGCGGTGGCCGCGCTCACCCTCGCGGTGGTGCTGGCGGCGCTCGCCGCCACCGCGGTGGTGCCGCGCCTGACGGGGGCGACGTCCCTGGTGGTGCTCACCGGCAGCATGGCCCCGGGCATGCCCGCGGGGTCGGTGGCCGTGGTGCGCCCGGTGGACCCGGCCTCGCTGCACGTCGGTGACGTGGTCACCTACGAGGTGGCCGGCGGGGGAGCGCTCATCACGCACCGCGTGGTGGGCACCGGGCACGACGCGGCCGGCGCGCTGCAGCTCACCACCCGCGGCGACGCCAACGACGACGACGACCTGCCCGTCCCGGCCGCCGCCGTCCGCGGCCAGCTCTGGTACTCCGTGCCGTGGGTCGGGTACGCCAGCGACCTGCTGCGCGGCAGCGTCGGCGGGCTCCCCGAGCGCGTGGTGGCGGTCCTGCTGGCAGGGGCCGGTCTGCTCGTCTACGCCTGCTGCCAGGTGGCCGCGGTCGTCCGCGACCGGCGGCGCGAGGCGCCGGCCCGGACGGCCGCCGCAGGAGCGGTCGGGTGGACGGGGCGCACGGCGAGCCGCGAGCTCGCCGTGGTGACGCTGGAGGTCGGGGACGACCTCGACGTCGACGCCTTCGAGCGCGCCCTCGAGGCCTGCGCCGGCACGGTGCTGGCCACCACGGACACCACCGTCAGCGTGGCGGTCACCGCTGCTCCGGCGCTGGTGGACGAGGCGGTGGCCCGGTTCCGGGCGCTCGCCGCCGCCGACGTGCAGCGCAGCGGCCCCC